Proteins found in one Salvia splendens isolate huo1 chromosome 10, SspV2, whole genome shotgun sequence genomic segment:
- the LOC121750151 gene encoding protein RETICULATA-RELATED 3, chloroplastic-like gives MAQLCCSSLPTHRCLITTSTPSHSLNFPQCTKFKFSNPNLDSKLSTPHAAGGGRGAGISSGGGGGGDNSGGGGSSEGNSSRDGLGPIGAFLTGWRERVVADPQFPFKVLMEELVGVSACILGDMASRPNFGLNELDFVFSTIVVGSILNLLLMYILAPTSSSLGQSLPSIFAGSPASHMFEPGAFTVAERLGTFVYKGVLFAAAGFAAGLVGTAISNGLIELRKKVDPEFVRPNKAPPTLLNASAWAVQLGVSSNLRYQVLTAVEFILAKKLPMNVFKSLVVVLRCFNNVLGGMSFVAVARLMGSQVVEEEGGKAALD, from the coding sequence ATGGCTCAGCTCTGCTGCTCTTCACTTCCCACCCACCGTTGCCTCATCACCACCTCCACGCCTTCACATTCCCTCAATTTCCCCCAATGCACAAAATTCAAATTCTCAAACCCTAATCTCGATTCCAAATTAAGTACACCGCACGCCGCCGGAGGCGGCCGCGGTGCCGGCATTAgcagcggcggaggaggaggaggcgacAACAGCGGCGGCGGTGGAAGCAGCGAAGGAAACTCTTCCCGCGACGGATTAGGACCAATCGGAGCGTTTTTAACCGgatggagagagagagttgtcGCCGATCCACAATTCCCTTTCAAGGTGCTGATGGAGGAGCTAGTAGGTGTGAGCGCGTGCATTCTCGGCGACATGGCGTCGCGCCCTAATTTCGGCCTGAACGAGCTCGATTTCGTGTTCTCCACCATCGTGGTGGGGTCGATTTTGAATCTGCTGCTGATGTACATCTTAGCCCCAACCTCGTCGTCGCTAGGGCAGAGCCTGCCGTCGATCTTCGCCGGGTCTCCGGCGAGCCACATGTTCGAGCCCGGCGCATTCACCGTGGCGGAGAGGCTGGGGACGTTCGTGTACAAGGGGGTGTTGTTCGCGGCGGCGGGGTTTGCGGCGGGGCTGGTGGGGACGGCGATCTCGAACGGGCTGATCGAGCTGAGGAAGAAGGTGGACCCGGAGTTCGTGAGGCCGAACAAGGCGCCGCCGACGCTGCTGAACGCGTCGGCGTGGGCGGTGCAGCTTGGGGTGAGCAGCAACTTGAGGTATCAGGTGCTGACAGCGGTGGAGTTTATACTGGCGAAGAAGCTGCCGATGAATGTGTTCAAGTCGTTGGTGGTGGTGCTGAGGTGCTTCAACAACGTGCTCGGGGGGATGTCGTTCGTGGCGGTGGCGAGGTTGATGGGATCACAGGTTGTGGAGGAAGAGGGCGGCAAGGCTGCTTTGGATTAG
- the LOC121752715 gene encoding probable alpha,alpha-trehalose-phosphate synthase [UDP-forming] 7, which translates to MLESSITDAAPTFCSVDDVSCDAIPEAYNEGVETTHFAPELTDEVSWVDDEKHEIKTVHLISSGFAVVDHSPPVSSTVTKSRHSFDGERIAQRDNVDIISCAAIVVANKELVGNISIGRAIPLMRKVSLLGNALVDGEQQFTGKTVLLGFDDMNIFKGINLKLLAMEHMLKQHPTWQGRVVLVQIANPSRGKGINLDEINREIGESCQRIDKELGRPGYEPIVFIYQSLSISERMAYYSIAECAVVTAVRDGMNLTPYEYIVCKEGVSGAKPGSDLSGPKKNMLVVSEFIGCSPSLSGAIRVNPWNVESTAEAMYEAISLAEREKELQHEKHYRYVSSRDVAFSARSFLQDMERTCVDDFRKRCWGIGLGFGFRVVALDPNFRKLSMDEITSAYCRAKRRAILLDYDGTLMSQNSIIKTPSAQVLSLINTRPGDPKNLVFMVSGKGRDSLSKWFLPCKTLGLSAEHGYFLRWPQVAEWEIYGQGSEFGWMHIAELVMNSYTEAIDRSGSTRTRQGHGTLCFGAMKRVRIFDPGDFESTSTLDETLMFLFHYPP; encoded by the coding sequence ATGTTGGAGTCTTCTATAACTGATGCAGCGCCAACTTTCTGCAGCGTTGATGATGTCTCGTGTGATGCGATTCCGGAAGCATATAACGAAGGTGTGGAGACTACCCACTTTGCTCCCGAATTAACGGATGAGGTTTCATGGGTAGATGATGAAAAGCATGAAATTAAGACTGTTCATTTGATCAGCTCAGGCTTTGCAGTTGTTGATCATTCCCCTCCAGTGTCTTCCACAGTTACCAAAAGCAGACACAGCTTTGATGGGGAGCGCATTGCACAGCGGGATAATGTGGATATTATTTCATGTGCTGCCATTGTTGTGGCAAACAAGGAGCTTGTAGGGAATATCTCTATTGGAAGGGCAATACCTCTGATGAGGAAAGTTTCCTTGTTGGGGAATGCTTTGGTCGATGGTGAGCAACAGTTTACTGGCAAAACTGTGTTGCTTGGATTCGATGATATGAACATATTTAAAGGTATAAATTTGAAACTTTTAGCTATGGAGCACATGCTGAAGCAGCATCCGACTTGGCAAGGAAGAGTTGTTCTGGTCCAGATTGCCAATCCTTCCAGAGGAAAAGGGATAAATCTGGATGAAATAAATCGCGAAATAGGGGAGAGCTGCCAGAGAATCGATAAGGAACTTGGAAGGCCTGGATATGAACCTATAGTTTTTATCTATCAGTCTCTATCAATCAGTGAAAGGATGGCTTACTACAGTATTGCTGAATGTGCTGTGGTGACAGCAGTGCGGGATGGGATGAATCTGACTCCTTATGAATACATAGTCTGCAAAGAAGGAGTATCAGGTGCAAAACCAGGTTCAGACTTGAGTGGACCTAAGAAGAACATGTTGGTGGTCTCTGAATTCATCGGTTGTTCCCCTTCCCTAAGTGGTGCTATTCGTGTAAATCCTTGGAATGTTGAATCAACAGCAGAGGCAATGTACGAGGCTATATCATTggccgagagagagaaggagttACAACATGAGAAGCATTACCGATATGTGAGCTCTCGTGATGTAGCATTTTCGGCTAGAAGCTTCTTACAGGATATGGAGAGAACTTGTGTTGACGATTTCAGAAAAAGATGTTGGGGTATTGGTCTTGGCTTCGGGTTCAGAGTGGTGGCACTAGATCCAAATTTTAGAAAGCTTTCAATGGATGAGATAACATCAGCTTACTGCAGGGCTAAAAGGAGGGCTATATTGTTGGATTACGATGGCACACTTATGTCTCAAAATTCAATTATTAAGACTCCAAGTGCCCAAGTTCTATCTCTCATAAACACACGGCCTGGTGATCCCAAAAATCTAGTTTTTATGGTCAGTGGAAAAGGAAGGGACAGCTTAAGCAAGTGGTTTCTTCCCTGCAAAACACTTGGACTTTCTGCTGAGCATGGCTACTTCTTAAGGTGGCCACAAGTTGCAGAATGGGAAATATATGGCCAAGGTTCTGAATTTGGCTGGATGCATATTGCAGAACTTGTTATGAACTCATATACTGAGGCTATTGATCGTTCTGGATCGACTCGTACGAGACAGGGGCATGGAACTCTTTGCTTTGGTGCGATGAAACGAGTTCGTATTTTTGACCCAGGAGATTTTGAGAGTACTTCCACCTTGGACGAGACACTCATGTTCTTATTTCATTAcccaccttga